DNA sequence from the Chitinophaga flava genome:
GTAGCTAAGCGTTTGTCCGCCTGCCACGACTGCAGTCACCAACGGATGAAGGACAGCTTGTTCAGCAAATAAAGTATCAATCGTTTTATCTTCCGGATATGCTTCAACGTTATCATTGAAGGTTTTCATCAAATCAAGTCCATCTTCCTTATCCAACAGTTTCAATGTGCCGATGCGTTCTTCCGGTGCTTGTATTACCGCCCGCAGCAATGCCTCATACTGCCCAATCAGTTGCACAACCGTTTCTTCACTAAACAGATCCGCGAAATACTGGATAGTCCCCAATAAGCCGTCCTGGCTTTCCTGCAGCGACAGCGTCAGATCTAACTGAGAAGTGGTACGTGACACCGGTACTTCTGACAACTGTACATCACCAAAACGAAGTGCTGGCAAATCAGGCATGTTCTGCCATACAAACATCACCTGGAACAAAGGATGACGGGTAAGATCACGGGTAGTCACCACAGCTTCCACTACTTTTTCAAAAGGAGCTTCCTGATGAGCATAGGCATCCAGCGTGGTTTGTTTCACCTGCTGCAAGAGTGTAACAAAGGAAGGATTATCCTTCAGATCACTCCGCAACACCAGCGTATTAATGAAGAAGCCTATCAGCCCTTCTACTTCCTGCTGGGTTCTTCCGGCCGTAGGACTTCCTACAGAGATATCTTCTTCACCAGTATAACGATACAACAACACCTTTAAGACCGTCAGTAACGTCATATACATGGTCACGCCCTGTTGTTGTGAAAATGCTTTCAGCTGCGCTGATAAATCACTATCCAGCTGGAAGTACTTATAGGCTCCCCGTTTGCCGGTAAAGGGCGTCCGGGGGTAGTCATAAGGCAATTGCAGTACATGCGTCTCCGTTAGCTTGTTTTTCCAGTACCCGAGTTTTTTATCCAATAAAGTGCCGGAGAGATGTTTGCGTTGCCAGATAGCATAATCAGCATATTGTATAGATAACTCTTCCAGTTGTGCAGGTCGCTTGTTTAAGAAGGCACTATACAGTTCCACCAACTCTTTTATAAGGATAGCCGAAGACCATCCATCAGAAGCAATATGGTGCAATGTAATGACCAGAACATGTGTTGTTTCTCCCAATACGATAAGCTGTGCCCTTAATTTATGGTCTGTTGACAGATCAAACGGTGTTTCAATAAACGACCGGATATGTTCCTCCAACAGATCCTGATTTAAATTAGCCAGCCCCTCCGTTATTTGTAACTGCCACAAACCCGCATCCAGTACATGTTGGTAGGCCGTACCTTCTTCTTCCGTGATAACGGTCCGTAGTACCTCATGACGGTCTACAATTGTTTGCAGAGCCATGGACAAAGCTATACGGTCAAGTGTTCCTTCCAGCTTAAAGGCTGCAGCAACGTGATAGTTGGTGCTTCCTTCCAGCTGATCGATGAACCATAAACGTTCCTGACTATACGAAAGCGGGATGCGACCCGGCCTTTCCTGGCGGGTTACCGCCGGCATCAATACATTACCGGCACGCTGATCTAACTGTGCTGATAACTGGCTGATAGTAGGATAGTCAAAAACATCAGCAATCGTTACTTCTACCGACAGCTGTTTACGCATCGCCGAGATGAGGCGGATAGCCAGCAGCGAATGCCCTCCCAATGCAAAGAAATCATCGTGTAGCCCTACCTGTGGTACCTCCAGCAACAACGACCAGATAGCGGCAAGCGCTGTCTCCAATTCAGTAACCGGCGCTGCATACGTGCTGGTAGCCACACCGGCTGTTTCCGGATCCGGTAAAGCACGACGGTCAATCTTTCCGTTGTTCAGCAGCGGGAATTGCTCCATCACCACCAGCTGTGCCGGTACCATATAGTCCGGTAACTGTGCTTTTAAATAAGATAACAAATCAGATTTATCAAATGCACGTGCAGCCGTAACGTAACCCACTAATGTTTTGGCCTCTCCTCTTACCACCACAACACCCTGTTCCACACTTTCATAGGCGTTCAGTGTACGTTCTATCTCCCCTAACTCTACCCGGTAACCACGGATCTTCACCTGATCATCTCCACGGCCAATGAACAAAATGTTGCCGTCCGGAGCATACTTCACGATATCACCCGTGCGGTACAACCTACCTCCTTCCAGGAAGGGATCATCGATAAACCGTTCTGCTGTGAGGGTTTCATTATGAAGGTAGCCCGCAGCCACCCCATCACCACCGATGTATAACTCTCCCGGAATACCTGCAGGACACAGTTCCATCGCAGGGCTCAGTACATAAACACGGGTATTGGAGAAAGGCTTCCCTATAGGAATATGCGGACCATAGACAGCATGATCATTCACCACATGCAGTAATTTTCCGATAGTCGTTTCCGTAGGACCATAGTGATTAACAATCGTACATCCTTTACCGGTAGCCTGTATACTATCTACCACAGCCGTTTCCAACGCCTCACCTCCAAATATCAACAGTTTTTCCGGTAACAGCAGCCTGTCCGGAGCCGATACCGCTTTCCAATAGGAAGGCACCACCTTGATACAATCTATCCGATGAGATTCGAAATAAGTATGCAGTTTTTCACTATCGTTGATAAAGGCCTTGGAAAAGAGATGTAGTTTTCCACCGCTGGCCAGTGAACCATATAACACGGTATTACCCAGATCGGTCGCGATACCGGTCAGCAAAGCAAAGGAATGGCAATCTGTTATGGGAACAGCCGCCTGCAAACCGGACAGGTAATCAGTCAGATTACGATGGGTGACCATTACACCTTTAGGCGCTCCTGTACTGCCGGAGGTATAGATCACATACAACAACTGCTCAGCTGATGGACGGGGAAGAGAAAGGATTGTTTCCACAGACAGTTCTTCATCCAGTGAAACCACCTGCGCCATGGTAGAGGGCAACAGGCCGCGACAGGTACTACTGCTGACTATCAGCGTAGCGGCGGTATCCTTCAAAATATAACTAATCCGTTCCTGCGGATAATCCTGTTCAATAGGAACATAAGCGCCGCCGGCCTTCAGGATACCCAGGATGCCTACTATCATATCGGCGGAGCGCTCTATGAACAGCGGCACTAACGTATTGGCACCTACGCCGTGGTGATGCAGATAAGCAGCTAACCGGTCAGAGCGTTGGTTCAGTTCCTGATAACTCAGTGTTTTTCCTTCAAACACCAGCGCAGTGGCTTGTGGCGTACGGGCTACCACAGCTGCAAAGTTATCCAGGATAGTTTGATCTGTCCCTGTTAATGTTAACTGATTATTGGCAGATAATAGCAGCTCCCGTTCTGTAGAGGTTAACAGCTCAATATTGTTAATATGCTCCACCTGATCATCTACTATCTGCAAAAGCACATGATTGAACTGTGCAGCGATCTGTTGCACATAAAACGTGTCCAACAGATCATTGTTATAACTAAATAGCAGTCGGGTGGTTGTTCCTGTATGAATGATGATGGTCAAAGGATAGTTGGTATGCGGATGGGCGGCCAGGTTGGTTATTTTCAGCTGCCAGTCTTTCAATGCCAATACACTGTTCAGGGGATAATTCTGAAACGTGATGGAAGTATCGAACAGATCTCCTGTAATGCCGGTACGCTGTTGAATATCCTTTAATCCTGTATATTGATATTTGCGGCTTTCCTGCTGACTTTCCTGCAGTTGCTGCAACCATGCAACGATACCATTCTCCCGCTCTACCGTCGTATATAGGGGTAGTGTATTGATAAACATACCAACCCGCTGTTCCACTCCCTGCAACTCTTCCGGCCTGCCGGCAACGGTGATGCCAAATGCGATATCCTTACGGCCTGTATAACGGTACAACAGGTAACTCCAAACGCCCTGCATCAACGTATTTTGTGTAATATGATGACGACGGGCATATAACGCAATCCTGTCAGACACCAACGTATCCAGCTGTAACAGATGTTCTTTATAGACGCCCACTCCCTTTGTACGGCCGGCTACCGCTCCAATGAAAGGCAACAGGCACCCCTCACTCATCGTACGCAGGTAATCACTCCAATACTGCAATGACTGGTCCTTATCCTGATAGTCGAGGTACCGGATAAAATCTCCGAACCTGTCTTCTACCGTGGCGGCTGGCTTTTCGCCCGTAATAGCCGTCTCATAATACTGCAGCAGCTCAGCAAGCAATATCGGCAAAGACCATCCATCCAACAGAATATGATGGAATGTCCATATTAAGCGGTAGTGATCATCTTCAAGCCGGATCAGACAGAAACGCGTCAATGGAGCCTGGTTAAAATCAAAGCCCAGCCGGCGATCGGCTTCTTCATATTGGGCTATCGCTTTCTGTTGCTCGCTTTCGTTCAGATGCCGGTAATCCAGTACTGTTACTGGCAATTGTACATCCCTGAGCACACACTGTACCGGAACGCTGAATTCATCGTAATAGAAAACGCTGCGCAGGATGGTGTGCTGTTGTACCAGATGCTGCAGACCCTGTAAGAGTATCGTTTCGTTGAACGCTCCCAGATCACAGGTCAATTGCTCAAGATAGACATCTGATTGCTGATTGTACAATGAATGAAACAGAATACCTTCCTGCAAACCAGTCAGGCGATACAAACCAGTCAACTGCTGGCGGCGTGACATACCACCGTAAGGAGCATCCAAAAATTTATCCAATGCTTCATGATCGATATACGCTCCCAGCCCATAGTCCGCAGGAGTAAATGAAACCGCCCGTTGAGAAGCACAGTGATCGATCAGCATCTGCAAATTGGATAAATAATCCGATGCCAGCTTTTCAATACCGGCGAGGCTATAATGCCTCGTGCTATAACGCCAGTTCACTACCAGCACACCTTCCTGGATATAGCTGTCGATTGCTATTTTTTCATGAACCCGGTGTTCCTCACTGGCAAAAAGACTCAGCGATTCCATAGGAGCACTCAGCCAGGCATTCCGGGCCACCAGGCTATCCAGTTGCCCGAGGTAGTTAAACAGGATATCCCAGGGAGTATTTCCCCGCAGGGAGGCCACCTGGTTGATATATTTCAATACGCCATATCCTATGCCCTTGTCGGTTATTTTACGTAACTGCTCCTTTACCTCTTTTATCAGCGACGCATTGTTATTCCTGGTCTTCACCTCCAGCAATACCGGGTACATACTGGTAAACCAGCCAACGGTACGGTTGATATCAATGCCGGTAGTAATGTCTTCCCTGCCATGTCCTTCCAGCCCCACCACTACACTATGGTTGTCATTCCATGCTGTGAGTGTTAAAGCAAGTGCGCTTAATAAAATATCATTGATCTCTGTATGATAAGCTTTAGGTGCCTCCTGGAGCAGGCTTTGCGTTTGTGCCGCATCCAGCTTTATTACCAGACTTGCTGTATCAGCCATGGTAACCGGACCCTCATAAACATTTTCTACGATTGAGGGAGTAAACCTTTCCGTGATTTTTTCCCAGTAGGATTGTTGGTTTAATAAACGGGGCAATTTACTGTAGTCATCCAATGCATGATACCACTGGCGATAGGAACTACCTTTATGTCCCAATACACTGGTCATTTCAGCATCATCAGCATTCAGCAGTAATACAGCATCTTCCAGTAAAATCCTCCAGGATACACCATCTACAGCAAGATGGTGCACAATCAGCAGCAAACGGTTCTCTTCTTCCTCATCGGGGGTGAACACCAGTACAGCCTTAAAGAGAATACCATTTCCGATATCCGTACTGCGCTGGAACTTTTCTCCCTCAACTGCAATGCTGGCAGACAAGAAAGCCGGGTCGGTACCCCGCAGATCCAGTATTTCCAATGCAGGCTCCTCACTTCCGTATGTCTGTTCCCAGGTACCTCTTTGGTATTGATAGCCGAAACGCAAGGCATCGTGATGACGCACCAGTTGAGTGATAACCCTGGATAGTTTATCCGCGCTGGCAGTCTTGCTTACTTTCAGTAACAGGCTCTGGTTGAAATGAGTTCCGGTGTTGTTTGTTGTTTCAAAATAAAACTGCTGTACAGGCAATAATCCGCTGTTGCCGGTCAGTATTCCCTGTTCGCCGACAGTCCTGGTATTTTCCTGTTTCAACAGAAAAGCTGAAAGCGCAGCAATTGTTTGACAAGCAAATAAATCGCGGGGTTGTAATTCGTAGCCGGAACGCCTTGCACGGCTTACAACCTGAATTGTAATGATAGAGTCACCACCCAGCTCAAAAAAGTTATCGTATATCCCTACCCGTGACACAAGCAGCAATTCCTGCCAGATATCCGCCAGTATTTGTTCCCGTTCATTGCGGGGAGCTACATAGTCCTCCGTCAGTAGTTCATGTACATCAACAGCGGGCAAAGCTTTTTTGTCCACCTTACCGTTTGTACTGAGCGGCAATTTATCGAGGGGTATCAAAAAGGCCGGCACCATATATCCCGGCAGTCTCGACTGCAGATAGGCCAGGATAATATTTTTGTCGAAATCTCCCCGGGGCACTACATAACCTATCAATCCCTGGTTATCAGCCCTGGGCACTACCACAGCCTGACTTACCAGTTCGCATTGCATCATTACACTTTCAATCTCACCTGTTTCGATACGGTAGCCACGGATCTTCACCTGGTCATCTTTTCTGCCCAGATATTCGATATTCCCGTCCGGCAGCCATCTTGCCTGGTCGCCGGTACGGTACATTCTTGCATGTGCAGTATGCGCAAACGGATCATTGATAAATTTCTGAGCCGTTAACTCAGGGCGGTTAAGATATCCGCGTGCCACCTGTACTCCGCCGATGTGTAGTTCTCCTGGCACTCCTATTGGCGCTATGTGGCCAGATGCATCCAGTATGTACAGAGATGTGTTGGCAACGGGTTTCCCGATAGGAACCATTTCAGGGCTGACATCATCTTCCGGCACTGGCCAGCAGGTTACATCAATGGCAGCCTCCGTAGGGCCGTACAGGTTATACAAGCCGGCGCGGATTTTTTTCTGTTTGAATGCCTGTACCTGCTGCGGCAACAAGGCTTCACCACTACAAAGCACACGTCGCAAACCAGGACAATCACCTGTTTTAATATTCTCCAGAAAAGCATGTAACATGGAAGGCACAAAGTGAATAGTGGTGATACCCTGTTGTGCAATAACTGCCTTCAGATAATCAGCATTCCTGTGTTCTTCCGGTAGGGCAAACACCAGCTTGGCACCGGTGATCAGCGGCCATAACAACTCCCATACAGATACATCGAAACAGAAAGTAGTTTTCTGTAGTACCGCATCAGTGCTATCCAGCTTAAAATAATCCTGTGTCCACAGCAATCTGTTTAACAGCCCTCCATGCTCATTCATTACACCTTTGGGCTGACCGGTAGTACCGGAAGTATAGATTACATATGCCAGGCTGGCCGGAGTAAGGGAAGTAGATGGTGCTGTATTGGGATAATCATCTATACTGCTGCGATCATCATCCAAAGTGATCACCTGTATGTTGCCTGTTGCGTGCAAACGTGAAGCTGTGGCTCTATCAGAGAGCAGCCAGCCAGCACCGGTATCTGAAAGCATAAAACGGATCCTGTCTTCCGGATAATCCGGATCGATAGGTACATATGCAGCTCCTGCCTTTAAGATTCCCAATATGCCTATTATCATTTCCACAGAACGTTCCAGACAAATCGGCACTAATGTTTCCTCTTTTACACCCAGGCTTTGCAGATAATGCGCCAGCTGATTGGAGCGCTCTTCCAATTGCTGGTAGCTGATAGCAATATCTTTAAATACCACCGCGGTGGCCTCAGGTGTACGCGATACCTGGGAAACAAACAGGTCCAGCCATGTTTGGTCCGGAGGATATGCTACCGCAGTAGCATTGAATGCAGACAACAATTCGTGTTCTTCTTCATCCGGCAGAATGCTGATCTGCCCCACAGGTGCATCCAGACTATCTTTAAACTGATGCAGAATATGCATAAGACGCTGCGCGATTAAAGGCATCTCTTCTGCAGAAAAGAACTGTGCCTGATAATCCATCCTCAGCTGTATCGGCTGTTGTTTACCATAATCCTTCCACATCAGCTCCAGCGGGAATGAAAGGTCCGGATTAGATAGCGTGGAGGTAGTCGCTTTTACACCTCCTTCCATTTGTATCTCAAAATCAAGCAGCGCATAGTTTACGATCACTTCAATCAGGTAATCGTTGATATGGCCGATCTGCATCATTTTTTTCAGATCGCTGACAAGATAGTTCTGATAACGATAATCTTCCCTTTGAGAAGAAGCGATCTGTTTCAACAGCTCTATCAAAGTAATATCCGGCTGATAAATCCCTTTAAAAGGAATAACACCCATAAAAATACCGGGGATGGTCCGTAATTGTTTCGTTCTTCTTTTATGTAACGGAACACCAAATATGATAGAAGTCTGCAATGTCGATTTAGCAAAATAGATCAATAATGCAGCTATTGTCAATTGCTGCAAACTCACGCCTGACCGCTTTTCCAATTCGTCCATCCAAGCTCTGTCTTCATTTGCGATATCCAGCAGATAAGTACCTCCCTCTTTCTGATGCGCAGTACCTTGTCTTTTCTTCAGCACGCTATCCGGTTTCTCACCGATTCTTGTTTTCCAGTAAGCACCCTCTCTGGCATAGTCTTCAGATTGATAATAGGCATGGGCCTTGATAGCTTCATCCCGATAGGAAGGGAAGCTGAATGTTACCTCCTCTCCTTTTACCAGTGCATTATACTTTTTGGCAACGTATTGGAAAACAGCGGCAAGGCCTATACCATCTATTAACAGATGATGATGTTTAAAATACCACCAATACTCTCCTTCATTTATGTTGATGAGATAATATTCATACAACAATGGATCTTTTCCCAGTCTGAAAGGGATATTCAGTCTGTCTTTTATCCATTGCTCCATTACAGCACTATTGTCCGGTATATCACTGGCATCCACTTCCTCCATAGGATATGACAGGTAGCTGTCATCAAAATACATATGTGGTATATCATCTGTGACACCAAACCTCATTCTGAGTGCATCAAATACAGCTGGCAATGAATAAACCGCAGCTGCAAATTTTTCTTTATCAAGAGAGCCTGTTATTTTCAGGTATCCGCCTGTGTTATAATGAGAGCTATCAGGATATATCAATTGATCCATGAAAATATCATGCTGCGCTGGGTGCAGCGAAATCGCCTTTTGGAACATATTGTTTTATATTTTGAGTATAGTATTGTATCCAGAAATAGTAAGTAAGGAACAAACAGGGCTCCGTGCCCGTTGGGCGGCAGATTCCCGGCAATCCGCACACGATTGCCTGAGTTGTTAGCGCTCTTGGGATATTATAAAATATCAGGGATATAGCTGTCGCTTGTGTGAGAACATTTTTGTTTCACACTATCAGGGTTCCCTGTGATGCTAATAAATATGTAAAAGCAAGTGCGTGATGTTTTGCAAACATATACACGAGCTTGAACCAGGTTATGCCTGGCCAGTACGAAAAGTAGTATTCAATTCATAAGCGTCAACGGATCTTTCCGCGACCAAATGCATATCTGAAAAAGAAGAGCTGACAGATGAACAACGAGCGATCATTTACTCTTTTAATATTTCAACCTCCTGCTGGTGTAGTTAATCAATATTGCTTCCCTTTTAATGGTATGGCAGCTATAAAGGAATTGCGCTGGCTATACTGCATAAAAAATTCAGTATTAAAATGTCGGGTTTGATAATAAAATGTTTACTGGGTAATCTGTTACTTTTTTAGGTTTCCTGGTTATTGAGTTGGTGTTTGTGGTTTTTTTCTATATGGCAAAATGAGAAAATAAATTTATGAATAAAAACTAAAATTGAAAACTTTTTTTTAAATTCTGGTTGGCAACAACACATTCATGCTATATAAATTGTTGTGCTGTTCAAAATGATACACTTCAAACAGCACAACAATATCAGGCAACTACGTTTGGACATTCATTGTTTACGGCAACAGAAAAGCAGGTGCCATGGTAGTACCATTACCAATACCAGTAGGTGTTTCCACCAGCTTACGGGCCATCAGAGACAGTGCAAACATAGTACCTACAGCTTCCTGCAAATACGCTGGCTCACCATTGAACGTACGATGCAGTCCCTTTAACATAGCCTGATAAGACTGTGCAAACTGTACAGACAATATCTGAGCACGGGAGTTCTCAGGATAGTTCACTGGTTGCGGATCATCTTCTATCGGCCATACACCTTTGGGATCAAAAGGTATTTTAGCTCCTGTATATGCAAAGGTGCCGTCTTTTTTACGTTCCAGATGATGTCCGTTTACTATTTCAGCGAACTTGTAATAATGCGCCAGCTCACCATCTCCATCCTGTGGATCGTTGGCAGACATACCTTCTCCCTGATCTTTGATCTGTTCCAGTGCGTTCAGCGCATCCTGCAAATTTTTAATAGCGAACAACTTTCCTTGTCCGTTCCATTCCTTAACCTGTTTATCTTCATTACCGAAAGTAATTTTTCCAGCCTTACTCAAATCGGTCAGTCCACGCTTGATCTCATCATAAAACCAGCCAATGGTATATGGATTGGAACCTTCCGGCCATTGCTGATTAAGCGCCTTCATTTTTGTCTGAATCACTTCTTCCGGTTCTTCAATCGTCATAAAGGTATCACGGATGTGCTCTATGGAGCAGCGACGCAAGTGAACGGTAAGGCCTGCACGCAGACCACCTGGCAACGAAGCAGGATAACGCGGTACAAACGCGGGATGCACCATATCAGGGCTACCACCGATAGCAATCAACAGATTCGATACCAGCGCCATATGCAGCATCTCTTCCATTACAACGCCTCTGATCAATTCAGCCACTTCAATATTATGCCCCTGTTTTATACTATATAAAGCGCACAGATATGGAGGAATGGTAGCATGCTCCAGTTCCAGGGCTGTTTGTAATGCCTGCTTCAGATGCTCAATACTGTCCAGTTTCATATACACCGGATTATCCAGCCACTTACGGAGCATTTCCAGCTTCGCAGCGGAAAGATCCCGGGTAACAGGCATATAATTAGGACTGGAGATAGGTAGTCTGAAAACATTTTTCAACGCATGCAGCCGCTGCATAACACTGGCATAGTTAGACAGGTCTACAATAGATTTCATCACCGGATACAGATTGGCATACTGCTGGAAAATAGGCTGTACATGCTCCATCCAGGTAGGCTGGTCAGGTACCTTATACCCGGAATATACTTTTATCATAACCATATTGTTACTACGTATATTCCCTAATGAGTAGCCGATATAATACACCTGCCCATCAATAAATCCTCTGGGTGTTCCCGGATCACTGGCTGTGACAGGTATTTCTGCTACACCGGCTGCATTGGTAGTAACAGTATCCGGGAAACTTATTGCAGACGGAGCACCTGGCTTAGTCCTCCGCCCCGGAACATTAAACAGCCGGATAACCTGGTTGGATAACGGTTTTCCCAAAGCACTTGCATATAACCTGACCGTTTGTTTTTCTCCGGGGTTAAAGCGGAATGTAAATGCATCTGCATTCACGAATATACCTCCCTCGTTTTCCTGCAGTAATGTTCTGCCGGATGCAGTATGAAAAATGGCGAGTGGGTTATTCTCAATTAATGCAGCTTTATCCGGCGTAAAAGGTATAGATACCACACCTGCCGTAGCAGCATACCAGTTGGTTTCTGCATAGTTGATCTCACCCAGTAATACCGGTGCTCCGGTAGCTGGTAACACAGCCAGGTAAATCTGATCAACATTGGCAGTGACACCTTTCTCCATAGGCAGACTATTTCCCAGATCAACATGCACCACGCCATTGTCTACTTTGCAGTAAGCAGTGTTAAGGCCAATACGCGCAGCAGGGTTGGGAAACAGCGTGCGGTTATTTACAAAATGTAGTGGTTCCGCAGGAAGATATCTGCCAATGGTTCCTGTAATACGGCCAAAAAGAAAGGTAGTAGAACTGGGATTAAAATCGAAAGCATCCAGATTGAATTTAATGCTCAGTTTCTCCGGGGCCTGTCCGGACGGCAAACCTGCCGCCAGTTCATTCAGGTAACGGGATTTTATGGCATTGTTCCATTTGCCAATATTCAGCACACTCTGATAAAACGCACTGCCTCCAAGATCGCCGAAAATGGCGTCCTGTGCACGAAACCAATAGTCACTAAAAGCAGACACTTCATACTCGCCTTGAAAAACAGCATTATCACCATTGCCCACTATCACCTGAAATCCCCACAGTTCAGTTGTTTTTTCATCGGTATCAAGGTCCACCATTTTACCATCCACCCGGCTGTCTACTCCGCTCAAAGGCATGCCGATAATGGGGTCCAGCGTAGCATCATCACAAGTGGTGCCATCCAGGTAAGTAACACGTTGAACAGTACAGTTATAAAGCCGCCAGCTGCCGGTTCCGTTGGGACTGGGGCCACCGTTACCTATCGGATAGGCAGGCAGCTGATAACTCGTCTGGAAATCATCATTATCATAATAGTTTCGGGGGTTATTAACTGTCGGGATGTCGGACTGGAATTTTCCTGAAAAATGAAGTCGGGGAAATTGTAAATAGCTCATAGATAGTATTTAATTAAAAGTATTCGATGAGTGACATGCTGATCTGTCACACGTTTAAAAAACGGTTTACACAATGAATGGGCATTCAGGTTTATTAACCTGTCACGAGTTAGTTTTAAGAGGGGGTGGTATGCACGGTTACAATGTTGCTGCTCAGCAACAAACATTCATTACCTGTCATAAGACCGCTGCCTGTCAGACAGGGAACTTATGCAATCAGCCAAACATAAAAAGAGGCAAATGAGTGTCAGAGACACTTTAAGAAGGAGAACAATAGTGCTTATTAACTAAAAAATGCTTCCAGATGCCAATCGATAAAATAACTAATGGTTTTTTCATTTCTTATTCCTTTCGTTTCTTTAATTAAACTGGTTTCCCAATTACAACGGCATAGTGTATTACCATGATTGAGTGTGACTTTAAATAGCTATCAGATACACGCACTTGTATCTAAGGTTTCCATATCGCAGTAAAACTACAATGTCATTATGCAGCAGATTTGCAGTCACGTTAAAAACTATCAGTACAAGAAAAAAAACTGCAATAAAATCTCATTAACGCATAAAAAAACCTCCACCTTCCGCCGGGAAGATGAAGGTTTTTTTAAATGTTTTCTTGTAATTAGAAATTAGTATTGATGATAAGTGTATTTCTATCCGCGGTGGCAAAATCCATGGGAAGAATTCCTACCCTGCCATGGGTATTGCTGGTGAAGTAGCTGTTCACCTGCGGGTTGATGGTGTTGGAAACACTGGTGATACTTGGAA
Encoded proteins:
- a CDS encoding ferritin-like domain-containing protein, which produces MSYLQFPRLHFSGKFQSDIPTVNNPRNYYDNDDFQTSYQLPAYPIGNGGPSPNGTGSWRLYNCTVQRVTYLDGTTCDDATLDPIIGMPLSGVDSRVDGKMVDLDTDEKTTELWGFQVIVGNGDNAVFQGEYEVSAFSDYWFRAQDAIFGDLGGSAFYQSVLNIGKWNNAIKSRYLNELAAGLPSGQAPEKLSIKFNLDAFDFNPSSTTFLFGRITGTIGRYLPAEPLHFVNNRTLFPNPAARIGLNTAYCKVDNGVVHVDLGNSLPMEKGVTANVDQIYLAVLPATGAPVLLGEINYAETNWYAATAGVVSIPFTPDKAALIENNPLAIFHTASGRTLLQENEGGIFVNADAFTFRFNPGEKQTVRLYASALGKPLSNQVIRLFNVPGRRTKPGAPSAISFPDTVTTNAAGVAEIPVTASDPGTPRGFIDGQVYYIGYSLGNIRSNNMVMIKVYSGYKVPDQPTWMEHVQPIFQQYANLYPVMKSIVDLSNYASVMQRLHALKNVFRLPISSPNYMPVTRDLSAAKLEMLRKWLDNPVYMKLDSIEHLKQALQTALELEHATIPPYLCALYSIKQGHNIEVAELIRGVVMEEMLHMALVSNLLIAIGGSPDMVHPAFVPRYPASLPGGLRAGLTVHLRRCSIEHIRDTFMTIEEPEEVIQTKMKALNQQWPEGSNPYTIGWFYDEIKRGLTDLSKAGKITFGNEDKQVKEWNGQGKLFAIKNLQDALNALEQIKDQGEGMSANDPQDGDGELAHYYKFAEIVNGHHLERKKDGTFAYTGAKIPFDPKGVWPIEDDPQPVNYPENSRAQILSVQFAQSYQAMLKGLHRTFNGEPAYLQEAVGTMFALSLMARKLVETPTGIGNGTTMAPAFLLP